A single window of Flavobacterium aestivum DNA harbors:
- a CDS encoding aminotransferase class I/II-fold pyridoxal phosphate-dependent enzyme, with amino-acid sequence MAKINHNNYLDVVDSVWTSAKEKGIMHINSEERRFDGTKFTIKGKELINFGTCGYMGLETHPDLIANSIRLTKKFGTQLSMSRAFIRPTYIQELEELMSQIFDGNKVICYTSTSNAHISVISTIVKPDDLIILDQQVHFSVQFPCKNMKLQGTEVKMVRHSDYLMLEEMIQENYNKYTRIWYMADGVYSMHGDLPDTNILKKLLNKYPKLNLYFDDAHGMGWEGKNGSGHIYNQLGVNKRIVLISTLAKGFGCVGGTAIFADPEMYRKTDIFGGPLSYSHPLSPANVGAAIASAKIHLSSDIYKYQAELRELMDYMNRRLVEKNLTNISSPDSPIYFIGGGLNKVTRNFVHRILEEGIYVNTATFPVVPNDKSGLRFTLTRHNTKEDIDLFADAMEYHFPKAIEEEGDTVERVYEEFGCSIEKSKKNRINNYTATATNLVIKEYTTIHDIDPEIWDKMFKDRGNISHSGMQCMEEIFSNNEKLEENWSFHYLIIKDQKGELVLATFFTGAIYKDDMLSQENVSKNIEEVRKTDPFYLCSKTLAMGSLFSEGDFIYLNAEHSEWRNSVNLLFEFVSKTKKEIEASTVIFRDFNKDDILNSILEDEGYAKIKMPNTNIIKNPKWETTTDLLALIKSSKKRNNIKQYAIRHLDKFDVRIKNKITGEEATHYFDLFSNVKSMNYSYNFFSYPKKLPHILSKYAEWEFIEIRLKENDQLIAVIFGYIGDDHYSPLIVGLDYNYINTHHIYKQTMFQMVKRGNDLNKRKTYLGLTADFEKQKYLAETIPVYAFLKVDETYNLELIESYSNI; translated from the coding sequence TTGGCAAAAATTAACCACAACAATTACTTGGATGTTGTTGATAGCGTTTGGACTTCTGCGAAGGAAAAAGGCATCATGCACATCAATTCCGAAGAACGACGCTTTGATGGAACAAAATTTACAATCAAAGGAAAAGAACTCATCAATTTTGGAACCTGTGGCTATATGGGTTTAGAAACGCATCCGGATTTAATAGCCAATTCAATTCGATTGACAAAGAAATTTGGTACGCAGTTATCTATGTCTAGAGCATTCATCCGTCCCACTTACATTCAGGAGTTAGAGGAATTAATGTCACAGATATTTGATGGTAATAAAGTGATCTGCTATACTTCAACTTCAAATGCGCATATTTCAGTCATAAGTACTATTGTTAAACCAGATGATTTAATTATTCTGGATCAACAGGTTCATTTTAGTGTTCAATTTCCATGTAAAAACATGAAGTTGCAAGGTACAGAAGTAAAAATGGTTCGCCATTCTGATTATCTAATGTTAGAGGAAATGATCCAAGAAAATTACAATAAGTACACTCGGATTTGGTACATGGCAGATGGCGTTTATTCTATGCATGGTGATTTGCCAGATACGAACATCCTAAAAAAATTACTCAATAAATATCCTAAACTAAATTTATACTTCGATGACGCACATGGAATGGGATGGGAAGGTAAAAATGGATCTGGGCATATTTATAATCAGTTAGGGGTAAACAAACGCATTGTTTTAATATCGACGCTTGCTAAAGGTTTTGGATGCGTTGGTGGCACGGCAATATTTGCTGACCCTGAAATGTATCGAAAAACAGATATTTTTGGAGGGCCTCTCAGCTATTCTCACCCGCTTTCACCTGCAAATGTTGGTGCGGCAATTGCTTCTGCTAAAATTCATCTATCAAGTGATATTTACAAATATCAAGCAGAATTAAGAGAATTAATGGATTACATGAATAGAAGATTGGTAGAAAAAAATCTGACCAATATTTCCTCTCCAGATTCACCAATTTACTTTATTGGTGGAGGTTTAAATAAAGTAACCCGAAATTTTGTTCATCGTATTTTAGAAGAAGGTATTTATGTCAATACAGCTACTTTCCCAGTTGTCCCTAATGATAAATCAGGATTGCGATTTACCTTAACGCGACATAATACGAAAGAAGATATTGACTTATTCGCAGATGCTATGGAGTATCATTTCCCGAAAGCGATTGAAGAAGAGGGGGATACTGTTGAACGAGTTTATGAAGAATTTGGTTGTTCTATTGAAAAAAGCAAAAAAAATAGAATAAATAATTACACAGCCACAGCTACTAATTTAGTTATTAAAGAGTATACTACAATACACGACATTGATCCGGAAATTTGGGATAAGATGTTTAAGGATAGAGGGAATATAAGCCATTCGGGAATGCAATGCATGGAAGAGATTTTTTCTAACAATGAAAAATTGGAAGAGAATTGGAGTTTTCACTACCTTATAATTAAAGACCAAAAAGGGGAATTAGTACTGGCAACATTTTTTACTGGAGCTATTTATAAAGATGATATGTTATCTCAAGAAAATGTATCTAAAAATATAGAAGAAGTTCGTAAAACAGACCCTTTTTATTTGTGCTCAAAAACATTAGCCATGGGGTCGCTATTCTCAGAAGGCGATTTTATTTACTTAAATGCTGAACATTCTGAATGGAGAAATTCAGTTAATTTATTATTTGAATTTGTTTCAAAGACAAAAAAAGAAATCGAAGCTTCGACCGTTATTTTCAGAGATTTCAATAAAGATGATATTTTGAATTCCATTTTAGAGGATGAGGGTTATGCTAAAATAAAAATGCCAAACACTAACATTATAAAAAATCCAAAATGGGAAACAACTACAGATTTGTTGGCATTGATAAAATCAAGTAAGAAGAGAAATAATATTAAACAATATGCTATTAGACATCTTGATAAGTTTGATGTTAGAATTAAAAATAAAATAACAGGTGAGGAAGCAACTCATTATTTTGATTTGTTTTCGAATGTTAAAAGCATGAACTATTCGTATAATTTTTTTTCATACCCTAAAAAATTACCTCATATTCTCTCCAAATACGCAGAATGGGAATTCATTGAAATACGTTTGAAAGAGAATGATCAATTGATAGCAGTTATTTTTGGATATATTGGAGATGATCACTACTCACCACTAATTGTTGGTTTAGACTACAATTATATAAACACCCATCATATTTACAAACAAACCATGTTTCAGATGGTAAAAAGAGGAAACGATCTTAATAAAAGAAAAACTTATTTAGGGTTAACTGCAGACTTTGAAAAACAAAAATATCTAGCTGAAACAATTCCAGTATATGCTTTCTTGAAAGTCGATGAAACTTATAATTTAGAATTAATAGAGTCATATTCGAATATATAA
- the dtd gene encoding D-aminoacyl-tRNA deacylase produces MRVIVQRVSEASVTVDQNKVAAIQKGLLVLVGVEDSDTQEDIDWLVGKIIKMRIFGDENDVMNCSVQDIDGDIIVVSQFTLHASTKKGNRPSYIKASKPEFAIPMYESFVKSLEKDFNKKVQTGIFGADMKVLLINDGPVTIHIDSKNKE; encoded by the coding sequence ATGAGAGTAATAGTTCAAAGAGTTTCAGAAGCGTCAGTTACAGTTGACCAAAATAAAGTAGCAGCTATTCAAAAAGGACTACTTGTTTTGGTAGGAGTAGAAGACTCCGATACTCAAGAAGATATTGACTGGCTTGTTGGAAAAATCATAAAAATGAGGATTTTTGGAGACGAAAATGATGTAATGAACTGCTCAGTTCAGGATATCGATGGTGATATAATAGTAGTCAGTCAATTTACACTTCATGCTTCTACAAAAAAAGGGAATCGTCCGTCTTATATAAAAGCTTCAAAACCAGAATTTGCAATTCCGATGTACGAGAGTTTTGTAAAATCTTTAGAAAAAGACTTCAATAAAAAAGTACAAACCGGAATTTTTGGTGCCGATATGAAAGTTTTATTAATTAATGACGGTCCTGTTACTATACATATAGATAGTAAAAATAAAGAGTAA
- the rsgA gene encoding ribosome small subunit-dependent GTPase A, whose product MTGIVYKSTGSWYTVKSEQGDFIECRMKGKFRIKGIKSTNPIAVGDIVDYELEQTSDTVTGTINNIHDRKNYIVRKAVNLSHQMHIIASNIDRVFLLVTINNPPTTFNFIDRFLVTAEAYGIEAILVFNKIDTLDEVTLDEQLYMQHVYQQIGYKCLRVSAAEKKGVDDLKELMKDKVSMFSGHSGVGKSTLVNAMEPSLHLKTKTISEASKQGQHTTTFAEMYDLSFGAKIIDTPGIKGFGMVDMEPTEISGYFPEFFKLKDQCKFNNCLHKEEPHCAIKAALEKDEIAWSRYNSYLKILEGDDENYRTDIYGEDRAASDKTRE is encoded by the coding sequence ATGACAGGAATCGTTTATAAATCTACAGGAAGTTGGTATACCGTAAAATCAGAACAAGGAGATTTTATAGAATGCCGTATGAAAGGGAAATTTCGAATCAAAGGAATTAAAAGCACCAATCCTATTGCAGTTGGTGATATAGTAGATTATGAACTAGAACAAACGTCGGATACAGTTACAGGAACAATCAATAATATTCACGACAGGAAAAATTATATCGTTCGTAAGGCGGTAAATTTATCACATCAGATGCATATTATTGCGTCTAATATAGATCGAGTTTTTTTGTTGGTAACTATAAATAATCCACCAACTACATTTAATTTTATTGATCGTTTTTTGGTAACAGCTGAAGCTTACGGAATCGAAGCTATTCTTGTTTTTAATAAAATAGACACTTTAGACGAAGTTACTCTGGATGAACAATTGTACATGCAACATGTGTATCAGCAAATAGGATATAAATGTTTGCGAGTATCGGCTGCAGAGAAGAAAGGAGTCGATGACTTGAAGGAATTAATGAAGGACAAAGTAAGTATGTTCTCAGGACATTCCGGTGTGGGAAAATCTACGTTGGTAAATGCAATGGAGCCATCTTTACATTTAAAAACTAAAACAATATCCGAAGCCAGTAAGCAAGGTCAGCACACTACCACTTTTGCAGAAATGTATGATTTATCTTTTGGGGCTAAAATTATAGATACTCCGGGAATTAAAGGTTTTGGAATGGTAGATATGGAACCTACAGAGATTAGCGGTTATTTTCCGGAATTTTTCAAATTGAAAGACCAATGTAAATTCAACAATTGTTTGCATAAAGAAGAACCACATTGTGCTATAAAAGCAGCATTAGAGAAAGATGAAATTGCATGGTCACGCTATAATAGCTATCTTAAAATATTGGAAGGAGATGATGAAAACTATCGCACAGATATTTATGGAGAGGATAGAGCGGCAAGCGATAAAACTAGGGAGTAG